The Juglans regia cultivar Chandler chromosome 1, Walnut 2.0, whole genome shotgun sequence nucleotide sequence ACGACGTCGCATTAAATTGCCTTGCTCTAGCAAGTAGATCAGACTACACATTCTTATCTTGTATTAATACAAAGTTTAATGGTATAATTAAAAGTGTTTATATGGGTTGAGATAGCAGTTGGGGATTGTGGAGCATTGAGTATATTTAGTTTGGAATCCAAAAGGGTGGGAAGTGTTTGATCCTGTGAGAACAAAATGGATGGCGTTGCCTAGAATGCCTTACGAATCGCGATGAGTGTTTCAACCATGTCGATAAGGAGTCCTTGGCTGTGGGTAGTGAATTGTTGGCGTTTGGTCATGAGTTGTTGGATTTTCTCAGCTCTACCTCTTAGCTTTCTCTGTCTCAGTTTTTCTGCATGTctcaatttctttatttttctctctttttttttctacatcAATCATTGAAGAGCTAGGAAAATGCCAAGATTGATGGCATTTGGGTTAGATCCTAGAGGATTGAATATTGCGTTTTTGCCTGGTGGATGACTGATAAGCTTAAACCCAGTAAAGCattatcttcaattttttaagtATAGGAAAAGAACTTTACTTTATGGCTACTCGACGCTGGCTCCATACCCAAAGGTCCTAGGTATGAAAGGGGCTTTGAAAATCAATGTGTTCTTGAAACTTTGACGGGGGAATTTGTAGCTGCATAAAATCAATCGGATCGGAATAGGAAAGTCTAAGATGGTGAATGAGATAGATTTCTACGATGTGCTTCGAGTGAACCCCACAGCCACAGAGGCCAAAATCAAGAAAGCTTATTACATAAAGGTGAATCTAATATTCTAGGTTTCAGGTTTGATTATTTGTAACAAATTTGAGAAATGGAGATATCTTCAATGAATTCTTTTAGGTTTGATTATTTGCGATAAGTTTTAGAAATTTACGATGATTGttagttttcttaatttttaggGCATGCCTCAAATTTTATTGTCCTTTTCTTATGTTGTTCTAGCTAAAACTTCCTTGGTCGAACAGTGGATCTATTAACATTTGACTTCCAATAAATATTTGAGGAACATAAGAAGTTATTATGGACAATGATAAACTAgctaatattatgattattaaaaaaaatgaaatgtaagggatgtaacatgattaaaaaaatgaattttaggtACATGATGTTCAAATTAATATGTACTTGAGACGCGTTGTCTGATCACGATATATATGTATCTTTCACGACTTAATTTACACGATGAACATAAAGAGGTGTCATGCATTGCACGGTCTGTCACAAATCAGCCAACCAACATTTTGAACTAATATTTTTGTTAGACTTGTATTATACAAATTTAGCAAAATgatcaatttgtaaaatttgtattaaactatgacatattttgaattaatccttttgttttctaatatatctaaacatataattattatactttactCATATCATCatccaaatatatttattaaattttgttaaataatttattaattatttttcttttctaaaaaatcatataatttttgtaaaaaatctaaGTCAGggaaacgtcccttggacgttgctcatttactagtatatatatatatatatatatatatatatatatatctatcagtCTGTGAGGAGCCTAAGCAATCATGAGAAAGTGTGTTTTGTTCTcacctatcaaaaaaaagaaaaagaaaaaagtgtgtTCTGTTCACACTCACTTATCCAATAAAACGAAGACCATGTTCACTCACGTGTCACGGCAACCGTACCCATATCAGGACAGAAGAGATCACCTCACGTTCTATTAACATCTCGAGAAGAAACAATCTTGCAgacttttaaaagaatatttactttttcttacaaaataaaGGGCACATGGAGATCAGAGACGCAATTTTCAAGCGTGTAAAAACTGGAAAGGACGTAAGTAAAAGTGTGGAAGTCGACAAGCAAACCAAACAAACGAAACGTCAGACACGCCTGTAACGCACACTTTTTTCACGACGCCccacatagatttttttttgcacaaaCCATCCCCCAATTTAACGCCTCAAATGACGCATTCCATTTCTTTCCCTGATTGCAATTGATCGTCCCCATTAATCAATCCCATTATAAATAACACCTTGGATTCCTCCATAGCTGTAAACTCCATTGCTTGAAGAACTACTTGACCATCCCTTCCGTGCTTAATTCGCGAGAGACAGTTTTCACAGACATGGAAGGACGTGCGCATGCACACAGATCACTCTTGTTGGTGTTTTCCCTGCTTCTTTTAATCACTTTCTCTGGTGTAGCCGAGGTATAAGCTGTACTCACTAGTACTCATCAGTACTATGTAATTTCTCGTAGTATTTGCTCTGACTTAATTCGTTTCTCTTTGTATATGATTCTTGAACAGGCTTATGGTAACGCAAAGCTGCGTCCTTCAGGTACATATCTGTATAGTTCTCGTGCTCGTAACTTGTGAGGAATTGAAGGgatttcaagttttattttcatgttagcTAGGTTTCTATGTATGTGTACGTAATTTGTGGTGTACGCCTACGTGCAGATTGCAAACCCAAGTGCACGTATCGTTGCTCGGCGACATCACACAAGAAGCCGTGCATGTTCTTCTGCCTCAAGTGCTGCTCCAAGTGCCTGTGTGTTCCTCCCGGCACTTATGGCAACAAGCAAGTGTGCCCTTGCTACAATAGCTGGAAGACCAAGGAAGGAGGACCCAAATGCCCTTAATTTAATTACTTAATATTCTTTCCTAGCTCGTTAAATTGTACTAATAAGCCTGCCATACATGCTATGCTTCTGTAGCATTTCTGGCAGCAATTATATATCCCTTAATTAGGACTAGAtcataatatatactatatatatatatgtgtgtgggTGCCTGTACGCTAGCTGGTGCTGGTGCTGGTGCTGGTGCCATGTCTTTTGTATCCAGAAATTATGGTTAgttataaatagaaatattgCATCAATTATATTATGTTCATCTCCCTTGTTTGGATCCagaaaatatatagtaaatttcTGATCTAAAATTCTGTgaacttttttaatttagaatgtTTAAGAACtcaaatttaagttttaatatttgtaaaggaGAGCATTATCGTCCAAATTCTGCCAGTATTATTGATCTGTTGTTATCAATA carries:
- the LOC108988032 gene encoding protein RSI-1, producing MEGRAHAHRSLLLVFSLLLLITFSGVAEAYGNAKLRPSDCKPKCTYRCSATSHKKPCMFFCLKCCSKCLCVPPGTYGNKQVCPCYNSWKTKEGGPKCP